AGGGCTGCCAGTCCGCCTCGGTGTGGGTGAGCGGTGCGGCCTCAGAGCGGCTTCCCCGCGGCGGCGCTACAACAAGTCCGCAAGATGGCGGCAGCCGAGCGAGCCGTCACCCGGGAGGCGGGACTAGCGCACTTCCGGTCCCGCCCCCTTTGCGCAGACGTAATTTCCGCTCCACCCCCACCGGAGTGGCGGGTGCCCGACGCCGTTGCCATGGCAGCGGTCGGGGCGCCGGGATAGGGTTTGCTGGGGTTCCCTGGAGCTGCGGGCGCGCCGTGGGGGGCAGTTCCATGAGCCGACCCAAAGCAGGGGCCGAAGCTGCGACACCAGAGACCGGTAAGAAGTTCTGCATCCCCCGCCGGACGCCCCCCGCACGCACCCCACGGCCCTAGCCCCCCTCTCCTCTACTCCAAGCCGGTCCCTCGCAGCTCCAACCCGCCTTCCTagtccccagctccctcccatcGGCCTCTCACTTTGGAGAGCCCCTCCTCTCGGGCCTGCCTCCTCAAAGCCCCCCCATCTTACCCCCTCAGCCCCCTCTTTCGCTTcagacccacctcctccacacccccttcctgAGTCCCAAGCTCTAATGACCGCTGGgcccttttcccccaccccctgcctccatagtccctcctgcaagccccatgGGCCATCTCCAGGAGGGGctgcttcctttatttttttaatttatctttactgttgaaagtattacagatgtccccgttGTCCCCGCCCCTCACCATGGGGCCGCTCCTTTGGGCTCCACCCCTCACTCCCACAGGTGCCTCCCTGCAGGCCACTCTCTTGCTTCCCAGATCCCCGAGGAATCCCATCTTTTTGCTTCGACCCCTGGGatcctcccctccctgtcctctctcctctcctgcccaaCCCCTGCATGCGGGCCGGCTCTGAGCGCTTGCCTGGACtttggcttcctcatctgtgaaatggggccgTGATAGGAAGGGGTGTCTGCTGGAGTCTTCCCTTACACACAGCCCATAAGCAGTTCACGTCAGTGTCATGCATGTAGAATAATAACGATAGCTGGGATTTCTTGAACGTGACCACGAGCCAGACTCTGTGCCAAACATCAGCGGCGTTACGTCATTTATTTCTTATAGCAACTTacggggtggagtgggaaccccAACCCAGGCCACTCTCGGCCCCTCTACTCCTTGGTCGTCACTCCATGTCTTCACTGTCCCCAGGGATCCGGGCAATTAGCAATCCTGAGTCAGAGACTAGCAGCCGCCACAGACGTGGTTTGAGGGTTTCGAAAGTGCAGGTTTACCGCGGTGACCTCGAATCTCGGTGGGCGCGCCCGTCGGGAGCTGGGCGGGCTGGCAGCTACAGAAATTTGAAAGCCTGTGCCCAGCGCTCCTTCCCCTGACACATACCTACGTGGTTTTCAAACCGCGCTCCTATCTGCACATCTCCCATGTTCCTAGTAGTCGGACACAGGTACACGGAGCTGTTCTTCCTTGTTCTTTGACATTTGCGCTGCTATCAGAACCGGAATCTGACACGCGTTGGGATCTCGGCAAGCTCCTGAATTCCAGGGCCTCCTCCCAGGGTGGCGTGGCTGGCTCGCCGTCTGTCCGCCCTCTTCGCGAAGGAGAACCAGGAcgtgtgtctgtttttctctgtTGGTTTCTGCCTCGTTCTTTGGGGACATAAAGTCTCATGAGCGGCAATATCTCATGAGAGGCAATCGCTGAAGCAACACACGTGTGAGGCCTGTGGGCCTGTGTGTGTTTGCGTGCGTACGCGAGTGTTGGGGGGTGGATACTCTGCGCCCTGTGGGTGGGACGGACACAGCTGACACACCCAGGACTTGCCCCCTGCAGAGACCCTCTTGACATAGATCGTGGTTCCTCCCTGTACCCCGTGCCCAGCACGTAGTAGGCACTCAGTCATCGCGTGCTGAATAAACACACAGGATCTGGCCCTCCACACCTACCCTGTCCAAGACGGTAGTCGCCAGCCCATGTGGGGGTGCATTTGAAAACAGTGGTTGGTCCAATTGGATATGTACTTTTAAGTGTCAGATGGATATTGGATTTTTGAGACTTGATGcaaaaaaacaccttaaatttatatttcatgtttgaGTGATACTATTTTGGGCATATTGGGTTAAATATACTGTTAAGTTTAATTTACCTGTTTCATTTTACTGTTTTTCGTGTGGCCGATAGGAAATGGCAAACCCCATATGTGACTCGCATCCTATTTCCTCTGCACAGAGCTGCCCCAGAGCAGCCTGGCCGGAGATGTTGCACTCCAGAGTCCCAGCTCCCTGCGTGACCCTGGGCTAACCCCTCACTTTCCAGAGCCTGCGTTTTGTCACCTGTGCACGGCTGCAGATCTGGAAAGAGGCGCACAGTAGGTCCTGTGGTCGGAGCTGGCACAGTTGCAGCGTGCTGTCTGTGCTCAGGCCCAAACCAGGCAACCCCACCTGTCCTTTCCACACTTTATCCCTCCGGCCTGGAACACCCGCCTCTTCTCCTGGGACAGCTTCCTCCGGGCCCCCCAGGAAGCTCTCccctagtcccccccccccccccacacacacacacacacgcactctgGCCTTCATTCATTCCCAGGACTGAAGAGCTGCGTGGGGCCAGTCCTGCGCTGGAGACAGGAAATCAGGCACCCGGATGAGCCTCTGACCCCGAGCCCCAGAGCCTACAGGCTGGTCTGAGACGGGGGGCAGGCACCTGTGCAGACGTCCCGCTTCTCGGGCAGGCTCCCGCACCGAGGTGAGAACAGGGCATACTCCCCTGCGAGGCTGGAGGCTCAGCCCTCAAACAACCCCACCCCGTGGTGCCTCTGCGCTTCCCAGCACCTGTGGGCACAGGGGGGCCCTCAGGCCCCTCCGCCCAGGTGGCTAGGTCATATCCCAGGGAGCTCAAATGAGAGTCCCTGTGCTCCCAGGTAGAGAGACTGCCACGCACAGGTAATTACTCAACTAGGGATTCAGTGCCAGTGAGATGGAAAAGAACAGGATGCTTGGAGAAGGGGTACGGGGGACCTCACCTGGCCTGGGACCTGAGGGAGATGGCTTATCTCGAGGAAGTTGGGGGAAAGGGCACATGCTGAGTGGTGAGATGCTGaggtgaggtgggggcaggtcACAGGGGTTGGAGCCTGGGGCAGTGTTCTGGCCTTTATGCTGTAGAAAGCCATTCaagggccctggggggggggcgttgaGGGAGTGAAGGGGGCGAGTTGCCTTTTTAAAGGATCACTTTGGCTGCCATATCCCCAGGGAGCAAGGCGGTGCCGGGCAGAGGAAAGAAGGAGATGGAGCGTGGAGCAGTGATGATGGACAGAAGTGGGGGTTCTCAGTGTGGTCTGGACGTAGGATTGGCAGCGCTCCGTGCTGGATGTGGGGTTAAAGGAAGGGTCTGGAGGAAGGGCCCAGGTGCACTCATCAGGGGTGCCACCTTCTGAGATGAGGGAGGTGGAAATAGTAGGGGTACCGGTTAAAAGTGTGGATACCGGTTAAAAGTGCGGATTGGCTATTAACTGGTTaaaaatgcggattttgtaatcaaagaaaacacaatactttcaagagaaacatcaaaagtgctttgttcaaagtaatgtccatcgttagctacacatttcccccatctttcaggtaacttgtggataccatcccaatagaacttttcttgttttgaggcagaccattcagagaccccactttccacttctttgtacgttttgaagtgccgCTCAGAAAGATCAGGGCTCAGCATCCACGGGGCTGCCCAGCTCTGAACAGAGCGCTGGCTCTGACAGCACCTGCCGGGGGCACGTGAGGAGCCACGGGAGGGGCGAGAACAGTGTCTGTCGCTTGCCCGCCTTCTGAGTCGCGGGCCGTGAACACAGTTCACCCAAATCACAGGTCCACAGACTCTGAAGATGGACAAGAAGCGTTCTGTGCGGGCCGCAGGGACAGAGGGGAGAtggagcaggcagacagctgccCCAGACAAGGATGGCCCGTGCTGTTGTTGCGCTAACAATGCAATCACCGTAGTCCTAACTACTATCGATGGGGAGCTTTTATTGGCGTCTTATCCGAACCAAGCGCTTTACTTGTAGACAGACACCTGTGAAGGCCTCCGAGGGCCTGGTGACCTGGGGTTGGtgagcaggctcctccccagggcctgggccccggagcggctgggcagccaggggCCTGAGGAGGGTTCCTCTAGCCGCAGCCACGTGGCTCTGGCTGATGGGGCTGCCCTCTGCCCGTCCCAGGAGCCCTGAGGATGGCTCACCTGCTGGGCAGTCAGGCCTGCATGGACAGCCTGCGCAAGGACCTCACCGACCTGCAGGGCACCATCGTAGACGTCTTTTCCCGAGCTGGACCCGTGCGCTTCCCCTCCTGGAAGTTTCCTGACCACGTGGCCTGTGACCTGGACATGGTGGCCCTGCTAGAGCACTATGACCACGTGCCGGGCGACCCGGAGTTCACACAGCTGTCTCACGCCGTGCTCCTGGAGCTGGTCATTGACAGGTGAGGGCCCTGACCAACCTGCTGTTCATGGGGTGCTGATACCCGCCCCGTAAGCCAGTAGCAGCCATGGGACCACCCTGGTAGCAACGTTGGTAGCAACCATCACCTCTGAGTACCGTTGGGGGCCAGGTCAGCTCAGGGCCCTCACGGAGATCCCCCCTGTGCCGTGTGCTGTGCTGTCCTCTCCCACCCGCCCTCGGGGAGTTGCTGGCTGCCCTGCTGGGCTCTCTGACTCCCCAGCTCTGACCACGGCCTCTCTGGCTGCTTCCAGCTGCCTCCTCGGGGTTTCCGTGTGTCGGGGACTCCACAGCTGCCGTTCAGAGTTTCTGTCCCAGCATCCTGTGGGCTGTGCTGTGGGGCCAGACATGGGATGTGTTTTCCAAaccctggccctgctgggaagaGGCCAGTGGATCCTccacaccccatccccacccccccaccccccccccgcgacACTTCTGTGCTCTTACTAACATTAGCATGGTCCTTAGCTTTCCCTTCCCGTTCCCCTGCTCCAAAACCTTGCACGCTAATGAAGTCATGGGGGCCCGTCAAGCAGGGACCCCAGCAGCTGGAGGATGCCGGCCTGGGACCAGGGAGCCAGGGCACCCACTCCGAGGCCGGGAGAAGCCCTTGGAGTCCATTTGGAGCCAGTGAGGCGCTGAATGTGTACGCACAGAGCACCCCTTCCCTCCGCTCTGCCCACTCCTCGCTGGTCTGGCTCAGCCCCCCTTGTCCCTCCAGGTCCAGTGTACGCGTCCCCCTCTGtgaccccttccctcctccttctgcGCACCCCCTGCTGAGTTAGTCAGAGCCTCCCCGGGCTTCCACGTGTGAGCATAATTCCTGCAGAGGCTGCGGGATCTGAGAGCCAGGGCAGCTCGGGGCCCTGGGGGAAGGGCCCCGGGGGAAGGGCCCTGTCACCGGCTCGGGGTGTAGCATGGGGAGGTGCTCAGCTCATGTCGAGGGGGTGATGGGTACGGATGAAGGTCGTGCAGTTCGCAGTATCCCACGGAGGGGGTCTCCTCCCTGGCTGAGCAGACAGATCGCTCTGCAAGGCCACGCCACACCCTCCTTCCGAGTGCGTTCCCACCCCAGTGCCGCTCACCTGTGCAGCGGGCACACTGACCCCCTCCAGTCCTAGAAGGACAGCTCGGCCccgagagaggcagggcctggagaCAGTTGgcacctcctgccctgggccctctcTGCCCAAGGCCAGTGGGTTTGGGGTGACCCCCTGCACCTGCAGCAACTGGAGgtcactcacctgcctggtgTGTTTTGCAAAAGAGCTTGGTTCCCAGGCAAATACAAACATCCCCCCAGCACCCATCTTCCTTAAAGTAAGCGTGACTCTGATCTTGACCTCAGAGGTCAGGATAGAGGCCTAGCTCGCTTCACTCCAAGTCTCCATGGTCACAAAAGCAACTTGCCCTTCAGAGCCTCCCCAAGCCCCCCAACTAGAATCAGGAAATTGCAGGGCACCTGGCCCTGAATGCTCACCCAGTGGCTGTGGGCAAGCTCCTCCCGCTCAGGACTCGGCTCTGTCCCCTGTAAGGTGAAGGCTCGAACCCTGCGCCCTGTGCTGTGAGGCAGCCACTTGCCCAGCCCTCCGAGCACTCAGGATGCCACTGAGGCCAGGCCCGGCCCCCAGAGCTTCCTCCCAGAGCAACACGCCGGGACACTGCTGGGCGGGCAGAGCGCTGCACCAAGGAGACCCCCAAGCTCGGCCTCCTgaagggcttcccggaggaggtggccCATGGGTTGGGTTTGCAGCTGGCCTGGCAGAGCATGTTCTGAGACGCGCCAGGCCCTGATGCCTGGGCCAGTTCCCCGGAGCCAGAGGCTGCGACTGTACGGCAGGAGGGCGCGCTGGCACCGGCGCTGACCCCGCTGCCCCTGCCCacaggctcctgctgctgcttcagagCTGTGCCAGCTACTTGGACACCCTCAGTTCGGAGCAGACAGTGCCCCCCGCCAGGGCTGTGGGGCCCTGCATGTCCGTGGGGCTCACGGTACGGCGCTTCTGGAACAGCCTGCTGAAGCTGGGCACGCTCTACCAGCAGATGCTCTCCCAGGTGGGTCAGCTACCCCCATGCCCCAACGGCGGTCACCCTCACACCAGCCCACTCTGCCCCCGCTTCCTGGCCCGGCACGCCGTACGTGCCCCGGGCCCACTCCTGGCTCCACCCTGCTGAGGGAGAGTGTCCACTCCAGAGCCGCCCAGTCAAGGCCTTGTGTTACAGCACAGGCCTCGGGGGCACGTCTGGGCTGCCGGGCTCTGCTCTTTACCCTGCGGGATTTGGACAAACGCtgcctcctctgagcctcagtttgttcaCCTGTGCAATGGGAGTGACGGcggcccccacctcccagggcgTTGTTGGGCGACAGTGTTCGTACGAGCACCATTGTTAAGGGTTAGCCTGtcatcctcacaaccacccagTGGGAAGCACCGCTGTCGCCCTGATGGGAGCGGAACGAAACCGAGGGGTCCCCTAGGAAAGAGCCCAGCACCCGGCCCCGTGCCTGTCACTGTCGCTCTCCCAGTGTCACGGAGGGAACTGCctggagccggggggggggggggggcagcaaagAGGAGCCTGGGCTTAGTGAGTCTCGGCAGCGGAAGGACAGAGAAAGGTTCTCTTTCGTTCACGTTGGTGTCCAGCAACAGCCTCGGGCCTGAGCCTGGGGCGACGCTGTCACAGAAACCCCCAGGGAAGCGGTCCCCGCCCAGGCCCGTCACCCCCCTGACctgctttccctttcttttcctgaaCGCAGAAAAGGGCAGCCCAAGGGGAGACCCCCATCTCCAAGCCCACAGCCAAGGGCGAGCCCGCCAGGAGCCCCGAGTTTGTGACCGCCAAGTTCATcaagcccccctccccaattccaggcctgccccccacctgccaggAACCCGGCAGCCTCTCCGTGCGCGTCTCCCTGCACTCTCCGGCCAGGACCACGGAGAGCACCCGGAGCGTCCACTCGCAGACGGTGGAGACGGCCCTGGTGCCCTGCGACGCGTGCGCCAGCGTGCAGGGCAGCCTGcgggaggtgggcagggcggtCGTGGGCCTGTGCCAGAGCCAGAACCTGCCCTCGTCCTTGGGCCACTTTCAGCAGCTGGTGCAGAACACCATGGGGCTCAAGCCGCTGCCGGCTGCCACGGTGGGCCACTGGgcggcagagcagagcagagaccTGGCCCGCCTCAGCAAGCACGTGGGAGCCCTCACGCAGCTGGTGGGGCCCCTCCGGGCCCAgctggaggaggcggaggagcagAAGGGCGGACTGAGGGAGCAGGTGGGCCAGCTGGAGCAGGCgctgcagcaggagcaggggcggcggcggcggcaggcggacgaggcccagcagcagctggcccagtgggagCGTGACAAGCAGCAACTGCTCGCAGGTCTGTGCCCAGAGGCTGGGCCCGCGTGCCACTTCCTCCGGGGAGCCCTCACTGAGGGCTCTGCTGCAGCCTTAGTGTGGGCTCTTCCCGTCGCAGCGGGGCTGCTGGACAAGTAGTTGGGGtggaaggagccctggctggggagtgAGCCATAGAGCAGGGCGGGAAGGCAGCCAAAAAGGTACAGTCAGGAGGCCACTGCCACGCAGGCAACTGGAGCGTGAGCCCACTGGGACCCCTGGGGCCAGGGCAGAGCACGCACCCCAGAGCTGGCCCCTCCGAGGGGCGAGGGCGCGGGGcactcacccacccactcctgcTGGTCGCTGAAGGTGACTCCTGGGGAGTTTGCTCCCCTGGCACCTCTAGCCAGCAGGGTGGCCTCTGGCTTTGGCAAAAGCCATTAGGCAAAGAGACGCAGCCACTGACCCTGGAAGTCAGCCAGTGCCCGCTAATGTGAGGCCGGAGGGAGTTGGGCAAATCCCTGGTCTCTCTGAGCCTCGCGTGGCCTCCGTGGGGGAcacaggcccagggagggagagagacatggccgccagccagcagggagcagggcggACGGGGACCCGGCTCCCTGGACCTCCCGGAGCTCACCCTCCAGCCCAGGTGGCACCTCCACAGGGCGATGGCTGCCACCACTCTCTAGGGGACCCTGGGCATGCAGgccaccagccaggcctcctgaTGGGACCTCTGAGGGGCCTCTCTCTTGGCTGCATAGAAACAGGCGAGCTCAAGAGGAAGGTGGCCGCCCTGGAGGGGGAGCTGAAGCAGCAGCAGGAGTCCACGCAGGCCGTGGGTGAGGAGCCCTGACATGTACCCCGTGCCCTGTGCCCCGTGCCCTCCATCTCTgtcccctgggctcctggggcaaAGGTGAAGGGAACAGCACAGGCCTGAGCGACCACCCTGCTGGGTAATGACCCGGACTGGGGTGCCACTTCTGTTTTCAGAACCCACCTCCGGTGGGGTTCAAGCACCGTGTTGTGGCCAATGACACAGCCCCAGGGACGTGCTGTGACACATTCACCCCCGGTCCTAGCCTGGGTCCGAGGCCGTGCAGGGACCCGCACCCAGGGCTCCCCTGCCCCGTCCTTTCCTGTTCCTGCTCGATCCCGCAGAGGCAAAGGcccagcagctgcaggaggaggCCGAGCGCAGGGCGGAGGCCGAGAGGCAGGTGCGGCAGCTGGAGgagcaggtgcagctgctggccgggAGGCTGGACGGGGCCAGCCAGCAGATTCGCTGGGCCAGCACCGAGCTGGACAAGGAGAAGGCCCGCGTCGACAGCATGGTCCGCCACCAGGAGGTGAGGCCGGGGGCTTCGCCAGC
This region of Eptesicus fuscus isolate TK198812 chromosome 23, DD_ASM_mEF_20220401, whole genome shotgun sequence genomic DNA includes:
- the CCDC157 gene encoding coiled-coil domain-containing protein 157 isoform X1 → MSRPKAGAEAATPETGALRMAHLLGSQACMDSLRKDLTDLQGTIVDVFSRAGPVRFPSWKFPDHVACDLDMVALLEHYDHVPGDPEFTQLSHAVLLELVIDRLLLLLQSCASYLDTLSSEQTVPPARAVGPCMSVGLTVRRFWNSLLKLGTLYQQMLSQKRAAQGETPISKPTAKGEPARSPEFVTAKFIKPPSPIPGLPPTCQEPGSLSVRVSLHSPARTTESTRSVHSQTVETALVPCDACASVQGSLREVGRAVVGLCQSQNLPSSLGHFQQLVQNTMGLKPLPAATVGHWAAEQSRDLARLSKHVGALTQLVGPLRAQLEEAEEQKGGLREQVGQLEQALQQEQGRRRRQADEAQQQLAQWERDKQQLLAETGELKRKVAALEGELKQQQESTQAVEAKAQQLQEEAERRAEAERQVRQLEEQVQLLAGRLDGASQQIRWASTELDKEKARVDSMVRHQESLQAKQRALLQQLDSLDQEREELQGSLAEAEAQRAHVEERLQSVQSEREQGQCQLQAQQELLQSLHGEKQGLEQAATDLRLTVAGLERELEALRERERLLVAFPDLHRPAETQIQSSGNVVDDMERQVQANDIRIRVLQEENGRLQSMLSKIREVAQQGGLKLIPQDQLCARPSQGVQGAAPPVPAQRVSPGPLGRWHSPGSRAASAGKILPGQRRASPSSQSGGRSSKSSLEDVTYSTTCAQNPIQVLARLRRRLSPSRGPAGPAHQLREPPM
- the CCDC157 gene encoding coiled-coil domain-containing protein 157 isoform X2, encoding MAHLLGSQACMDSLRKDLTDLQGTIVDVFSRAGPVRFPSWKFPDHVACDLDMVALLEHYDHVPGDPEFTQLSHAVLLELVIDRLLLLLQSCASYLDTLSSEQTVPPARAVGPCMSVGLTVRRFWNSLLKLGTLYQQMLSQKRAAQGETPISKPTAKGEPARSPEFVTAKFIKPPSPIPGLPPTCQEPGSLSVRVSLHSPARTTESTRSVHSQTVETALVPCDACASVQGSLREVGRAVVGLCQSQNLPSSLGHFQQLVQNTMGLKPLPAATVGHWAAEQSRDLARLSKHVGALTQLVGPLRAQLEEAEEQKGGLREQVGQLEQALQQEQGRRRRQADEAQQQLAQWERDKQQLLAETGELKRKVAALEGELKQQQESTQAVEAKAQQLQEEAERRAEAERQVRQLEEQVQLLAGRLDGASQQIRWASTELDKEKARVDSMVRHQESLQAKQRALLQQLDSLDQEREELQGSLAEAEAQRAHVEERLQSVQSEREQGQCQLQAQQELLQSLHGEKQGLEQAATDLRLTVAGLERELEALRERERLLVAFPDLHRPAETQIQSSGNVVDDMERQVQANDIRIRVLQEENGRLQSMLSKIREVAQQGGLKLIPQDQLCARPSQGVQGAAPPVPAQRVSPGPLGRWHSPGSRAASAGKILPGQRRASPSSQSGGRSSKSSLEDVTYSTTCAQNPIQVLARLRRRLSPSRGPAGPAHQLREPPM